From one Brachypodium distachyon strain Bd21 chromosome 4, Brachypodium_distachyon_v3.0, whole genome shotgun sequence genomic stretch:
- the LOC100846651 gene encoding probable receptor-like protein kinase At5g18500 isoform X1 has translation MRAVLDDHKMSSNSTLTESLHEKTIVFGLKLWVVIGIAVGASLLGILLILVICLTIQSWVKRSRRAFKELPMTQIPSACKDITEVRVADQFSPNDFVVHDGLLLAIENGPVESADKDAVQLSEEDNLRHREDNNNLLGGTFCHADGCDGIQSVSVCEQPSAHAAADSAPLAGLPEFSYLGWGHWFTLRDLDVATNHFSKDNVIGEGGYGVVYRGRLSNGTPVAVKKILNNLGQAEREFRVEVEAIGNVRHKNLVRLLGYCVEGTQRMLVYEFVNNGNLESWLHGELSQYSSLTWLARMKVLLGTAKALAYLHEALEPKVVHRDIKASNILIDDEFNAKISDFGLAKMLGAGKSHIATRVMGTFGYVAPEYANSGLLNEKSDVYSFGVLLLEVITGRDPIDYDRPPSEVNLVDWLKVMVANRRSEEVVDPHLERRPSTKELKRALLTALRCIDLNAEKRPRMDQVVRMLDSSETIPQEERRQRPNRMPDNTETMPLRGKNSTDNSDAPEREERPPRPKSRTFSTK, from the exons ATGCGTGCA GTACTTGATGATCACAAGATGTCATCAAACTCCACGCTAACTGAATCGCTTCATGAGAAAACAATCGTCTTTGGCCTTAAACTTTGGGTTGTGATTGGGATAGCTGTTGGAGCATCCCTCCTGGGTATTCTTCTTATTCTTGTTATATGCCTTACTATCCAAAGCTGGGTTAAGCGGTCACGTAGGGCATTCAAGGAGCTTCCGATGACCCAGATACCTTCTGCTTGCAAAGATATCACGGAAGTTAGGGTGGCTGATCAATTTTCACCCAATGACTTTGTTGTACATGATGGGCTTCTACTTGCCATTGAGAATGGGCCTGTTGAATCCGCTGACAAAGATGCAGTTCAGTTGTCTGAGGAGGACAATTTGAGACATAGAGAAGATAACAACAATCTTTTGGGTGGTACTTTCTGTCATGCAGATGGTTGTGATGGAATTCAATCTGTCTCTGTCTGTGAACAGCCTTCAGcacatgctgctgctgattcTGCGCCATTGGCGGGCTTACCTGAGTTTTCTTACCTTGGTTGGGGCCATTGGTTTACTCTCAGAGATCTAGATGTTGCAACCAACCATTTTTCGAAGGATAACGTAATTGGCGAGGGTGGATATGGCGTTGTGTACCGTGGCAGATTATCCAATGGCACCCCGGTTGCTGTCAAGAAGATCCTTAACAACTT AGGGCAGGCCGAGAGGGAATTCAGAGTGGAAGTCGAGGCGATAGGTAATGTGCGCCACAAGAATCTGGTACGGCTTTTGGGGTATTGTGTTGAGGGTACCCAGAG GATGCTTGTGTACGAGTTTGTTAACAATGGTAATCTTGAAAGTTGGCTTCATGGAGAATTGTCCCAGTACAGCTCTCTAACTTGGTTAGCGCGCATGAAAGTTCTTCTGGGGACTGCAAAGGC CCTTGCCTACTTACATGAGGCACTTGAGCCAAAGGTTGTGCATCGTGACATTAAGGCCAGTAATATTTTGATTGATGATGAGTTTAATGCCAAAATATCAGACTTTGGTTTGGCTAAGATGCTCGGTGCTGGTAAAAGTCATATTGCTACTCGAGTTATGGGTACCTTTGG CTATGTCGCACCTGAGTATGCTAACAGTGGGCTTTTGAATGAAAAGAGTGATGTCTACAGCTTTGGAGTTCTTTTACTGGAGGTTATTACTGGTAGGGATCCAATTGACTATGATCGCCCCCCGAGTGAG GTAAACCTAGTAGATTGGCTTAAAGTGATGGTTGCCAACAGACGGTCCGAAGAAGTTGTTGATCCACACCTTGAGAGAAGACCGTCGACAAAGGAGCTCAAACGTGCCCTTTTGACAGCTCTGCGGTGTATCGATCTGAATGCTGAGAAGAGACCAAGGATGGATCAGGTGGTCCGGATGTTGGATTCTAGCGAAACCATACCTCAAGAG GAACGAAGACAGCGACCTAACCGGATGCCTGACAACACAGAAACCATGCCATTGAGGGGCAAGAACAGCACCGA
- the LOC100846651 gene encoding probable receptor-like protein kinase At5g18500 isoform X2 has product MSSNSTLTESLHEKTIVFGLKLWVVIGIAVGASLLGILLILVICLTIQSWVKRSRRAFKELPMTQIPSACKDITEVRVADQFSPNDFVVHDGLLLAIENGPVESADKDAVQLSEEDNLRHREDNNNLLGGTFCHADGCDGIQSVSVCEQPSAHAAADSAPLAGLPEFSYLGWGHWFTLRDLDVATNHFSKDNVIGEGGYGVVYRGRLSNGTPVAVKKILNNLGQAEREFRVEVEAIGNVRHKNLVRLLGYCVEGTQRMLVYEFVNNGNLESWLHGELSQYSSLTWLARMKVLLGTAKALAYLHEALEPKVVHRDIKASNILIDDEFNAKISDFGLAKMLGAGKSHIATRVMGTFGYVAPEYANSGLLNEKSDVYSFGVLLLEVITGRDPIDYDRPPSEVNLVDWLKVMVANRRSEEVVDPHLERRPSTKELKRALLTALRCIDLNAEKRPRMDQVVRMLDSSETIPQEERRQRPNRMPDNTETMPLRGKNSTDNSDAPEREERPPRPKSRTFSTK; this is encoded by the exons ATGTCATCAAACTCCACGCTAACTGAATCGCTTCATGAGAAAACAATCGTCTTTGGCCTTAAACTTTGGGTTGTGATTGGGATAGCTGTTGGAGCATCCCTCCTGGGTATTCTTCTTATTCTTGTTATATGCCTTACTATCCAAAGCTGGGTTAAGCGGTCACGTAGGGCATTCAAGGAGCTTCCGATGACCCAGATACCTTCTGCTTGCAAAGATATCACGGAAGTTAGGGTGGCTGATCAATTTTCACCCAATGACTTTGTTGTACATGATGGGCTTCTACTTGCCATTGAGAATGGGCCTGTTGAATCCGCTGACAAAGATGCAGTTCAGTTGTCTGAGGAGGACAATTTGAGACATAGAGAAGATAACAACAATCTTTTGGGTGGTACTTTCTGTCATGCAGATGGTTGTGATGGAATTCAATCTGTCTCTGTCTGTGAACAGCCTTCAGcacatgctgctgctgattcTGCGCCATTGGCGGGCTTACCTGAGTTTTCTTACCTTGGTTGGGGCCATTGGTTTACTCTCAGAGATCTAGATGTTGCAACCAACCATTTTTCGAAGGATAACGTAATTGGCGAGGGTGGATATGGCGTTGTGTACCGTGGCAGATTATCCAATGGCACCCCGGTTGCTGTCAAGAAGATCCTTAACAACTT AGGGCAGGCCGAGAGGGAATTCAGAGTGGAAGTCGAGGCGATAGGTAATGTGCGCCACAAGAATCTGGTACGGCTTTTGGGGTATTGTGTTGAGGGTACCCAGAG GATGCTTGTGTACGAGTTTGTTAACAATGGTAATCTTGAAAGTTGGCTTCATGGAGAATTGTCCCAGTACAGCTCTCTAACTTGGTTAGCGCGCATGAAAGTTCTTCTGGGGACTGCAAAGGC CCTTGCCTACTTACATGAGGCACTTGAGCCAAAGGTTGTGCATCGTGACATTAAGGCCAGTAATATTTTGATTGATGATGAGTTTAATGCCAAAATATCAGACTTTGGTTTGGCTAAGATGCTCGGTGCTGGTAAAAGTCATATTGCTACTCGAGTTATGGGTACCTTTGG CTATGTCGCACCTGAGTATGCTAACAGTGGGCTTTTGAATGAAAAGAGTGATGTCTACAGCTTTGGAGTTCTTTTACTGGAGGTTATTACTGGTAGGGATCCAATTGACTATGATCGCCCCCCGAGTGAG GTAAACCTAGTAGATTGGCTTAAAGTGATGGTTGCCAACAGACGGTCCGAAGAAGTTGTTGATCCACACCTTGAGAGAAGACCGTCGACAAAGGAGCTCAAACGTGCCCTTTTGACAGCTCTGCGGTGTATCGATCTGAATGCTGAGAAGAGACCAAGGATGGATCAGGTGGTCCGGATGTTGGATTCTAGCGAAACCATACCTCAAGAG GAACGAAGACAGCGACCTAACCGGATGCCTGACAACACAGAAACCATGCCATTGAGGGGCAAGAACAGCACCGA
- the LOC100841367 gene encoding protein CHUP1, chloroplastic isoform X1 yields the protein MKQQVLSSGHGGGRVSSPALVAAVRTRAPRAAAIKEGSSPPAPAPATPPRARRLVRVSNNREERVVNGAAAKPRRHKEDAEEEMRRLRGEVEALRKEVERLQQLNSELECHKSGLTHQLSLACCTITRLQEQHDIHTVVSQRSNQKDSAMSKPQAPPKPPSPPPPPPLPPGKISGRAPAPPPPPPQRGTISTVNNATALVEMYNSLNKRDTKKAASVSTAHHNSIVGELQNRSTHLLAIKTDVETKGEFINGLINKVHTTTYTDVEQVLTFVDWLDQQLSTLSDETGVLKHFSWPERKADTLREAAFEYRDLKCVVTEISSLNTDDGSPTSCEATLRKISSLLDKLEKSMKRLVNLRNSAMPCYKGFQIPTEWMLDSGIASKMRVASVKLAKVYMKRALKEIMADTGGGNEAGLVAQSVRFTYRVHQFAGGLDSEAMRAFEELTQRSRLTAA from the exons ATGAAGCAGCAGGTGTTGagcagcggccatggcggcggcagggtctCCTCGCCAGCTTTGGTGGCCGCCGTGCGAACCAGGGCTCCAAGAGCAGCAGCCATCAAGGAAGgttcttctcctccagctccggcgccTGCCACTCCTCCTCGAGCAAGGAGGCTCGTGAGGGTGAGCAACAACAGGGAGGAGAGGGTGGTGAATGGTGCAGCTGCAAAGCCAAGAAGGCACAAGGAGGATGCCGAGGAGGAGATGCGCCGCCTGCGTGGGGAGGTGGAGGCCCTGAGGAAGGAGGTGGAGAGGCTGCAGCAGCTCAACAGCGAGCTGGAGTGCCACAAAAGCGGCCTCACACACCAGCTCTCTCTTGCCTGTTGCACCATCACCAGACTCCAGGAGCAGCATGACATCCAT ACCGTCGTGTCTCAGCGAAGCAACCAGAAGGACAGTGCCATGAGCAAACCACAGGCTCCGCCGAAGCCcccctcgccaccaccgccgccgccgctgccacctgGTAAAATTTCCGGAAGAGCTCCAgcaccaccgcctccaccgccacaACGTGGTACAATAAGCACGGTGAACAATGCAACCGCATTGGTTGAGATGTACAACTCCCTGAACAAGCGTGACACCAAGAAAGCTGCCTCTGTCAGCACTGCTCATCACAACAGCATCGTTGGAGAGCTACAGAACCGCTCCACGCACTTATTGGCG ATCAAAACGGACGTCGAAACAAAAGGAGAGTTCATCAATGGTCTCATCAACAAAGTCCACACTACTACTTATACCGATGTGGAGCAAGTGCTGACCTTTGTTGATTGGCTTGATCAACAACTTTCAACTCTG TCTGATGAGACAGGCGTCTTGAAACACTTTAGCTGGCCAGAGAGGAAAGCCGACACACTCCGGGAAGCTGCGTTTGAATACCGGGATCTCAAGTGTGTCGTAACAGAGATCTCTTCATTGAACACCGATGATGGCAGCCCTACTTCGTGTGAGGCTACTCTGAGGAAGATATCAAGCTTGCTAGACAA GTTGGAGAAGAGCATGAAGAGACTGGTGAACCTGAGGAACTCGGCGATGCCGTGCTATAAAGGATTTCAAATCCCGACTGAATGGATGCTTGATTCAGGGATTGCTTCAAAG ATGAGGGTGGCATCGGTGAAGCTTGCAAAGGTGTACATGAAGAGAGCCCTCAAGGAAATAATGGCGGATACAGGAGGAGGGAACGAGGCTGGTCTTGTTGCTCAGAGCGTGCGGTTCACATATAGGGTTCATCAG TTTGCGGGAGGGCTCGACAGCGAAGCGATGCGCGCCTTTGAAGAGCTGACGCAGCGGTCTCGGTTGACCGCTGCTTAG
- the LOC100841367 gene encoding G8 domain-containing protein DDB_G0286311 isoform X2: MSESETESALLSLSAFAFLLSPSHLSPSPDPPNSFPWSSVSSPPATMEVRFLLLLLLPACSLLFLHLHSASGKPTVRDNLDPAQVTNPAMPITVPSTNPTPTIITVPSTNPTVTIPSLNPLPTPITTPSADPSTTLPLPTPSTSAPNTPVTNPVTTPSTVPSSAPLTNPAANPMAPTIGITPPPAAPVTTPVTAPAVSGQQAWCVAKAGSAETALQDALDYACGIGGADCLPIQPSGSCYYPNTLEAHASYAFNSYYQKNPAPSSCNFGGAAMLANANPSSGSCVLASSMSSPTSSTAGYNPGSVSPTTSSTNPVTGASGSDPGSSVLNASGSGISGSSDFGSDFPGEANKGNSWRSILPFGWCWAGLFSILALPYVGGIF; this comes from the exons ATGTCAGAGAGTGAGACTGAGAGTGCTCTGCTTTCTCTCTCAGCTTTTGCCTTTCTCCTTTCCCCATCCCATCTTTCCCCTTCACCCGACCCCCCAAATTCTTTTCCTTGGAGCTCGGTAAGCAGCCCGCCGGCGACAATGGAGgtccgcttcctcctcctcctgctgctgcccgcttgctccctcctcttccttcacCTCCACTCAGCCTCAG GCAAACCGACTGTCCGCGACAACTTGGATCCAGCTCAGGTGACCAACCCAGCGATGCCGATCACGGTCCCATCTACGAACCCAACACCGACGATCATCACCGTGCCGTCGACGAACCCTACCGTCACAATCCCTTCCTTAAACCCTCTTCCCACGCCTATCACAACACCCTCTGCCGACCCTTCTACTACACTGCCATTGCCAACCCCTTCGACCTCTGCGCCGAACACGCCGGTCACCAATCCTGTCACCACCCCTTCAACAGTCCCTTCATCGGCACCATTGACAAACCCGGCTGCAAACCCGATGGCGCCTACTATCGGCATTacgcctcctcctgctgctcctgtCACCACCCCAGTCACAGCTCCAGCTGTGTCAGGGCAGCAGGCCTGGTGTGTGGCCAAGGCTGGCTCAGCAGAAACAGCGCTCCAGGATGCACTGGACTACGCGTGCGGCATTGGAGGAGCGGATTGCTTGCCGATACAGCCATCGGGGAGCTGCTATTATCCAAACACCCTGGAAGCCCATGCGTCATACGCTTTCAACAGCTATTACCAGAAGAACCCTGCACCCTCCAGCTGCAACTTTGGGGGTGCGGCAATGCTTGCCAATGCTAATCCAA GTTCGGGATCCTGTGTCTTGGCGTCATCCATGTCTTCACCAACAAG CTCTACTGCTGGGTACAATCCCGGGTCGGTGTCTCCTACTACATCATCCACTAACCCTGTTACTGGTGCATCTGGTTCTGATCCGGGATCCTCGGTGCTGAACGCGAGTGGCTCAGGCATTTCTGGCTCATCGGACTTCGGGTCGGACTTCCCAGGAGAGGCCAACAAAGGCAATAGTTGGCGGTCAATCTTGCCCTTTGGCTGGTGCTGGGCGGGTTTGTTCTCCATTCTTGCATTGCCATACGTTGGAGGGATATTCTGA
- the LOC100821753 gene encoding nuclear pore complex protein NUP98A produces the protein MFGSTNPFGQQSSGGAFGQQASSNPFGGQAGGAFGQQASSNPFGGQTSAFGQTGGAASNSFAPKPFGSSVTAFGQPSAPAFGATSTGAFGQLSAPAFGSTSTGAFGQQASPAFGSTLTGAFGQQSAPMFGSTVTGAFGQQSAPAFGTTSTGAFGQQSTPAFGTTSTGAFGQQSAPAFGSTSTGAFGQPSTAVFGTPSPSPFGSSTPAFGASPTPAFGATSSGFGSGSLFGQKPSFGGFGSSPSQSSTFGSTFQQTQPAFGNSTFGATTPAFGSSSTSLFGASSNTTFGSTTPAFGSSGTGTFGVNTAPASSFGTSASAFSFGSSPSFGQTTATTGTTSFGTNPFGSQAAATTFGQSSFGNQSGGTRIQSYVQTPDPDSATSGTQPAAKFDSISAMPAYKEKSHEELRWEDYQRQDKGGPNPSAAPAVNSFLPPQQNFQPNQPIAANTFAPKPSPFATTPSPFSSSTSTQSFGQPVGAFSANTSPSLFANSTSSIFNPPSTTTNPFSTGSSINNNTQSAGLFQPSPAITQQPFSNSFNQQASTPAFSTSMFNTSSLGMTGGLFSNTSPPFATSTFQQPAPVQTTSSFSFQTQPGAFSGVSNMMNLAPFGQQTTSQPNMVMQPTMVPSPFGTLPVMPRMSIGNGGSSPSIQYGISSLPVAEKSLPSRTLSMVVPRHLSQRRIKLLPRKYNATSDGKVPFFADDEESPATPKADAFFIPRENPRSLIIRSTEHWPSRTVLDRQSIPRDSADLEKHIDASVGRERNKAAMSPSRTAPVENRDDQHASSEPEASARHANGATIEKQQQQQQLMPKLLSQADYFTEPSLAELAAKERAEPGCCGRVKDFVVGRRGYGSIKFLGETDVRGLDVESIVEFNQREVVVYKDDSKKPPVGEGLNRAAVVSLLKIKCMNKKTGDQYTEGPRVDRYREMLAKKAEEQGAEFISFDAANGEWKFRVKHFSSYGFAGAAQEEEAQGNSCGL, from the exons atgtTCGGCTCTACCAACC CATTCGGGCAGCAGTCGTCCGGTGGCGCGTTCGGGCAGCAGGCCTCGAGCAACCCGTTCGGGGGCCAGGCAGGCGGCGCTTTCGGGCAGCAGGCCTCGAGCAACCCGTTCGGGGGCCAGACGTCTGCATTTGGGCagaccggcggcgccgccagcaACAGCTTCGCGCCTAAACCCTTTGGCAGCTCGGTCACCGCCTTTGGCCAGCCATCCGCCCCCGCGTTTGGTGCTACATCCACCGGCGCCTTTGGCCAGCTATCCGCCCCCGCGTTTGGCAGCACCTCGACTGGCGCCTTTGGCCAGCAAGCCAGCCCCGCGTTTGGCAGCACCTTGACCGGCGCCTTTGGCCAGCAATCCGCCCCCATGTTTGGCAGCACCGTGACCGGCGCATTTGGCCAGCAATCCGCCCCCGCGTTTGGCACTACATCCACCGGTGCCTTTGGCCAGCAATCCACCCCCGCGTTTGGCACTACATCCACCGGTGCCTTTGGCCAGCAATCCGCCCCTGCGTTTGGCAGCACCTCGACCGGCGCCTTTGGCCAGCCATCCACGGCCGTGTTCGGCACCCCATCGCCCTCTCCGTTCGGCAGCTCCACACCAGCCTTTGGCGCGTCGCCAACCCCTGCGTTTGGCGCCACATCCTCCGGCTTCGGCAGTG GATCTTTGTTTGGACAGAAGCCAAGTTTTGGGGGTTTTGGATCGTCTCCTAGCCAGTCTAGTACTTTTGGTAGCACATTCCAGCAAACTCAACCAGCATTTGGCAACAGCACTTTCGGTGCCACAACTCCTGCATTTGGCTCAAGCTCAACATCCTTATTTGGCGCTTCCAGCAACACAACATTTGGTTCAACGACTCCTGCATTTGGATCTTCAGGCACCGGAACATTTGGTGTGAACACTGCTCCAGCTTCTTCGTTTGGCACATCAGCAAGTGCTTTTAGTTTTGGTTCTTCGCCGTCTTTTGGACAAACAACAGCTACAACCGGTACCACTTCCTTCGGAACAAATCCATTTG GCTCacaggcagcagcaacaacgtTTGGGCAATCTTCATTTGGAAATCAATCTGGAGGAACCAGAATACAGTCTTATGTGCAAACACCAGATCCTGACAGTGCTACAAGTGGCACTCAACCTGCTGCGAAGTTTGATTCTATATCAGCAATGCCTGCATATAAAGAGAAGAGTCATGAAGAATTGAGGTGGGAAGATTACCAGCGTCAAGACAAAG GTGGACCAAACCCTTCTGCAGCTCCAGCGGTGAACAGCTTTCTACCTCCACAGCAGAATTTTCAACCAAATCAACCGATAGCAGCTAATACGTTCGCTCCTAAGCCCTCACCTTTTGCAACTACGCCGAGCCCATTTTCTTCATCTACAAGTACCCAGTCGTTTGGACAACCAGTTGGTGCATTCTCAGCAAACACTTCACCATCTCTCTTTGCAAATTCCACTTCTTCGATATTCAACCCACCATCGACAACCACAAATCCATTCAGTACTGGCTCATCCATTAATAATAACACTCAATCAGCTGGGCTGTTTCAGCCTTCCCCTGCAATTACGCAACAGCCATTTAGCAACTCATTTAATCAGCAAGCAAGCACTCCAGCTTTCTCCACTAGTATGTTCAACACTTCTAGTCTTGGAATGACTGGAGGGCTGTTTAGCAACACATCTCCACCTTTCGCAACA TCAACATTTCAACAACCTGCCCCTGTTCAAACTACAAGCTCGTTCTCATTCCAGACTCAACCAG GTGCATTCTCTGGTGTTTCCAACATGATGAATCTGGCCCCATTTGGACAGCA AACTACTAGCCAGCCCAATATGGTAATGCAGCCAACTATGGTTCCAAGCCCCTTCGGAACACTTCCAGTAATGCCTCGGATGTCCATTGGGAATGGTGGATCTTCACCTTCTATCCAATATGGCATATCAAGTTTGCCG GTTGCTGAGAAGTCCCTTCCGAGCAGAACTTTATCGATGGTGGTTCCTAGGCATTTATCACAGAGAAGGATAAAACTGCTGCCACGAAAATATAATGCGACATCTGATGGCAAG GTTCCTTTCTTTGCTGACGATGAAGAATCTCCTGCAACACCAAAAGCGGATGCTTTTTTCATCCCTAGAGAGAACCCACGAAGTCTGATAATCCGTTCAACCGAGCATTGGCCTTCACGTACTGTGCTTGACAGGCAGTCAATTCCGAGGGATTCAGCTGATCTTGAGAAACATATAG ATGCTTCTGTTGGGAGGGAGCGCAATAAGGCTGCCATGTCACCAAGTCGGACTGCCCCAGTGGAAAACCGAGATGACCAGCATGCATCAAGTGAGCCTGAGGCTTCGGCGCGTCACGCGAATGGTGCCACCAttgagaagcagcagcagcagcagcagttgatGCCTAAGCTGCTCTCCCAGGCAGATTACTTTACGGAGCCTAGCCTGGCGGAGCTAGCGGCCAAAGAACGTGCCGAGCCAGGCTGCTGCGGCCGGGTGAAGGACTTTGTTGTGGGACGTCGAGGCTATGGCAGCATAAAATTCCTGGGGGAGACGGACGTGAGGGGCCTCGACGTGGAGTCGATCGTGGAGTTCAACCAGCGCGAGGTGGTGGTGTACAAGGACGACAGCAAGAAGCCCCCGGTGGGCGAGGGCCTGAACAGGGCGGCGGTGGTGAGTCTCCTGAAGATCAAGTGCATGAACAAGAAGACTGGGGATCAGTACACGGAGGGTCCGAGGGTGGATAGGTACAGGGAGATGCTGGCGAAGAAGGCCGAGGAGCAGGGAGCTGAGTTCATCTCGTTTGACGCTGCCAATGGAGAGTGGAAGTTCAGGGTGAAGCATTTCAGCTCCTACGgctttgctggtgctgctcaagaagaagaagctcaaGGCAATTCCTGTGGGTTGTAG